A stretch of Henckelia pumila isolate YLH828 chromosome 4, ASM3356847v2, whole genome shotgun sequence DNA encodes these proteins:
- the LOC140861386 gene encoding uncharacterized protein, which translates to MEDFDCILGIDILISYRAMVDCYQKIVQFHPVEGDSWFFYGEGARLLMPLVSALRAGQASEAGGKATLSMLLIHALFRDYLQKFVVVFIDEILVYSRSINEHVHHLRLVLQILLEKQLYAKFSMCEFWIDRVIFRGHVIYREGVSVDPSKTESILNWSRPTTVSEICSFLGLAGYYRWFIENFSRIARPLTQLTRKDVPFVWSSECEQIFYELKGRLTTTPILALPSGPGGYVVYTDASLQGLGCVLTQNGHVKAEHRRPGGLVHSLDISEWNWEHVMMDFVTHLPITSRQCDAIWVVVDRFFKSAHFLPYNREFSFDRIARLYIQKIVRLHGVLLRIDEVGERQVEGPQLVQQMVEKVEFIRKRIKTAQDRQASYANTKCRPLNFEAGEHVFLRVSPFRKVVRLGLKGKIATRFIGPFEILEKVEDVAYHLELPQYLSGIHNMFHVSLLRQYVADKSHILHSTEVHLEPDLSYVERPLRTLDKKNKVLQNKRIPLVMVQW; encoded by the exons ATGGAGGACTTTGACTGCATTTTGGgtattgatattttgatctcGTATAGAGCTATGGTGGATTGCTACCAAAAGATTGTCcagtttcatccggttgagggCGATAGTTggtttttttatggtgagggagcgcgactcCTTATGCCTCTGGTCTCAGCTTTGAGGGCCGGACAAGCTTCAGAGGcgggtgggaaggctactttaTCCATGTTATTGATACATGC gttATTCCGTGATTACTTACAAAAGTTTGTAGTTGTCTTCATTGACGAAATTTTGGTCTATTCGCGCAGTATTAATGAACATGTGCATCACTTGAGGCTTGTATTGCAGATTCTCCTTGAGAAGCAATTATACGCCAAGTTTAGCatgtgtgagttttggattgaccgagtgATATTTCGTGGCCATGTTATCTATCGAGAAGGAGTATCAGTCGATCCAAGTAAGACTGaatctattttgaattggtcgcgtccgactacagTTTCAGAGATTTGTAGCTTTTTGGgattggcaggatattatcgatggttcatcgagaatttctcGCGAATTGCTAGACCATTGACACAGCTGACAAGGAAGGATGTTCCTTTTGTATGGTCGAGTGAGTGTGAGCAGATCTTCTACGAGTTGAAAGGCCGACTGACAACCACACCGATCCTTGCATTGCCATCAGGACCCGGGGGATACGTGGTTTACACCgatgcatctcttcaagggttaggttgtgtgTTGACACAGAACGGGCAT GTTAAGGCAGAGCATCGTCGACCGGGTGGTTTAGTGCATAGTTTGGATATTTCGGAATGGAATTGGGAAcatgtgatgatggattttgtcacccacttgccaatTACCTCCAGacagtgtgatgctatttgggttgtggtaGACAGATTTTTCAAGTCTGCTCATTTTCTCCCATACAATCGCGAGTTCAGTTTTGATCGCATAGCGAGATTGTACATTCAGAAGATTGTGCGGTTGCATGGAGTGCTATTGAGAATt GATGAAGTAGGGGAAAGACAAGTGGAGGGACCACAGTTGGTTCAGCAAATGGTGGAAAAAGTTGAATTTATCAGGAAGAGGATCAAGACAGCTCAGGATAGGCAGGCCAGTTACGCCAACACAAAATGCAGACCTTTGAATTTCGAGGCCGGGGAGCATGTATTCTTGAGAGTTTCGCCTTTTCGGAAGGTGGTGAGGTTAGGTCTCAAGGGAAAGATAGCaacgagattcattggtccgtttgagatcttggaaaagGTCGAGGATGTGGCCTATCATTTGGAGTTACCACAGTATCTATCCGGTATTCATAACATGTTTCACGTGTCGCTACTTCGTCAGTACGTAGCAGATAAATCGCACATTCTACATTCAACGGAGGTTCACCTGGAGCCCGATCTGTCTTATGTTGAGAGACCGCTCAGAACCCTTGACAAGAAAAACAAAGTGCTTCAGAATAAGCGCATCCCTCTGGTCATGGTTCAGTGGTAG